Proteins from a genomic interval of Stomatohabitans albus:
- a CDS encoding glutaminyl-peptide cyclotransferase codes for MDLRVFVSALAISLGACAAAPQPGIHVRHERPHDAQSFSQGLEMHGDRLFESRGLVGESAITELNPADGTVKKRVNLPPDQFGEGLTIVDDEIVQLTWQHGIAHRWTLDLEPIGQYTYTGEGWGLCWDGKQFVMSDGSDQLTFRDRDFNETGHVNVRQDGQPLTQLNELECANGQVYANVWHQNTIVRIDPATGDVTNSYDLTAWIPQGLGQEQVLNGIAKQPNGAWLITGKQWPIMLDATIVEPDLDLSGLQGFQYWSPIRYS; via the coding sequence ATGGATTTGCGCGTTTTTGTTTCAGCCTTAGCAATCAGCCTGGGCGCCTGTGCTGCAGCCCCCCAACCAGGTATCCATGTGCGGCACGAGCGGCCCCACGATGCCCAATCCTTCAGCCAAGGGCTTGAAATGCACGGTGACCGTCTCTTTGAAAGCCGTGGCCTGGTTGGAGAAAGCGCGATCACCGAACTCAACCCAGCAGACGGAACCGTTAAAAAGCGTGTGAACCTCCCGCCAGATCAGTTTGGAGAAGGGCTCACCATCGTTGATGACGAGATTGTCCAACTCACCTGGCAACACGGCATTGCCCACCGGTGGACCCTTGACCTTGAACCTATCGGCCAATACACCTACACCGGTGAAGGGTGGGGATTGTGTTGGGATGGTAAGCAGTTTGTGATGAGTGACGGGAGTGACCAGCTCACGTTCAGAGACCGTGACTTTAACGAAACAGGCCATGTCAACGTCCGTCAAGATGGGCAACCGCTCACCCAATTGAATGAACTTGAATGTGCAAACGGCCAGGTCTATGCAAACGTCTGGCACCAAAACACCATTGTGCGCATCGACCCGGCAACCGGCGATGTCACCAATAGCTATGACCTCACCGCATGGATACCCCAGGGCCTCGGTCAAGAACAAGTCCTTAACGGTATTGCCAAACAACCGAATGGTGCGTGGCTCATTACCGGCAAACAATGGCCCATCATGCTTGATGCAACGATCGTCGAGCCTGACCTTGACCTATCCGGCCTCCAAGGGTTTCAGTACTGGTCACCCATCCGCTATTCCTAA
- the glgX gene encoding glycogen debranching protein GlgX — MTRENTAPHEQPHWPGRAYPIGAHFDGIGTNFSLFSAHAERVELCLFDEHGQEERVPFDEVMGYLWHAYLPEVGPGQRYGYRVYGPWDPASGKRFNEHKLVIDPYAFAIEGPIVDEGPIYSYNFEHTDEKDTEDSAPFVPKSVVINPYFDWGADRQLDIPTEDTVIYEINVKGFTQTHPDIPEHLRGTYAGLASEPAVAHLKELGITAVELMPVHHFMHPAHLLRHGLRNYWGYDSIGYFAPHAEYAASKRIGGQVQEFKQMVKTLHANGIEVILDVVYNHTAEGNHMGPTVSFKGIDNESYYRLIDGDRRYYMDYTGTGNSLNVQSPFVLQLIMDSLRYWINEMHIDGFRFDLASTLARELHEVDKLSSFFDIIQQDPQISQAKLIAEPWDIGEGGYQVGNFPPVWSEWNGRYRDTVRDFWRGEPATLGEFAQRFTGSSDLYQSETRRPSASINFVTAHDGFTLRDLVSYNYKHNEANGEENRDGTDDNRSWNCGVEGPTDDPTINALRARQQRNFLATLLLSQGVPMIVGGDELGRTQQGNNNGYAQDNELSWFNWDAVDTDLLMFTSQLLSFRSNHPTFRRRRWFEGRNIFGSDLLDIGWYNINGNQMTEEDWAQGYAKTMTLFLNGEGIRRPGDHGQKLYDDDIVIVFNASEQDLSFTMPDVLMSSDWHKVMDTAQGWLDEPPAYDTDERTVVARSTQVWTRPIEKF; from the coding sequence ATGACTAGAGAGAACACTGCTCCCCATGAACAGCCGCATTGGCCAGGCCGGGCGTATCCCATCGGAGCACACTTTGACGGAATAGGCACCAATTTCTCCCTATTCTCAGCCCATGCTGAACGCGTTGAGCTGTGCCTCTTTGATGAACACGGCCAAGAAGAACGCGTACCGTTTGACGAGGTGATGGGGTATCTCTGGCATGCCTACCTACCCGAGGTTGGGCCTGGCCAGCGCTATGGGTATCGGGTGTATGGGCCATGGGACCCCGCGTCAGGGAAACGGTTTAATGAACATAAACTCGTTATTGACCCCTACGCCTTCGCCATAGAGGGGCCAATCGTTGATGAAGGCCCCATTTACAGTTATAACTTTGAACATACCGACGAAAAAGACACTGAAGATAGCGCACCGTTCGTGCCTAAGAGTGTTGTCATTAATCCGTATTTTGACTGGGGTGCCGATCGCCAGCTCGACATTCCTACCGAAGATACGGTTATTTATGAAATTAATGTCAAAGGATTCACCCAAACCCACCCAGATATTCCTGAACACCTGCGTGGAACCTATGCCGGGTTGGCGAGCGAACCGGCGGTTGCACACTTAAAAGAGCTTGGGATTACCGCCGTCGAGTTGATGCCGGTGCATCATTTCATGCATCCAGCACACCTATTGCGTCATGGGTTACGCAACTATTGGGGATATGATTCTATAGGCTACTTTGCACCACATGCAGAGTATGCGGCCAGTAAACGTATTGGGGGTCAGGTTCAAGAGTTCAAACAGATGGTGAAAACCCTCCATGCCAATGGGATTGAAGTGATCCTTGATGTGGTTTATAACCACACCGCTGAGGGTAACCATATGGGTCCAACCGTCAGTTTTAAAGGCATTGACAATGAGTCCTATTACCGGCTGATTGATGGTGACCGCCGCTATTACATGGATTACACAGGTACAGGCAACAGCCTGAATGTGCAAAGCCCGTTCGTCCTGCAACTCATTATGGACTCCTTGCGCTATTGGATTAATGAGATGCACATTGACGGGTTCCGGTTTGATTTAGCCTCAACGTTGGCCCGTGAACTCCATGAAGTGGATAAGTTATCTAGTTTCTTTGACATCATTCAACAAGACCCCCAAATATCGCAGGCAAAACTTATTGCTGAACCCTGGGATATTGGTGAAGGTGGCTACCAAGTCGGTAATTTCCCACCGGTGTGGAGTGAATGGAACGGACGCTACCGCGATACCGTACGCGACTTCTGGCGTGGTGAACCAGCCACCCTCGGTGAGTTTGCGCAGCGCTTTACCGGTTCGAGTGATCTCTACCAGTCTGAAACCCGTCGACCGTCAGCCTCGATTAACTTTGTGACTGCCCACGATGGATTCACCTTACGTGACTTGGTGAGTTACAACTACAAGCACAACGAAGCCAACGGTGAAGAGAACCGTGATGGTACGGACGATAACCGCTCATGGAACTGTGGCGTTGAGGGGCCAACGGACGACCCAACGATCAATGCGCTCCGGGCACGCCAACAACGCAACTTCCTCGCCACCTTGCTGTTGAGCCAAGGGGTGCCCATGATTGTGGGTGGTGATGAACTGGGGCGCACCCAACAAGGCAATAACAACGGGTATGCCCAAGACAATGAACTGAGTTGGTTCAACTGGGATGCGGTTGATACCGACCTCTTGATGTTTACCAGTCAGTTGTTATCGTTCCGGTCGAACCACCCCACCTTCCGACGTCGCCGCTGGTTCGAGGGGCGCAATATCTTTGGGTCAGATCTCCTCGATATCGGGTGGTACAACATCAACGGCAACCAGATGACTGAAGAGGACTGGGCACAGGGCTACGCGAAAACGATGACCCTGTTTTTAAACGGTGAAGGTATCCGCCGCCCCGGTGATCACGGTCAAAAACTCTACGACGATGACATCGTCATCGTGTTTAACGCCAGTGAACAAGATCTGTCGTTCACGATGCCAGACGTTTTGATGAGTTCAGACTGGCACAAGGTGATGGACACGGCCCAAGGGTGGTTAGACGAACCTCCTGCCTATGACACCGACGAGCGAACGGTGGTGGCGCGTTCAACACAGGTTTGGACCCGTCCAATCGAAAAGTTCTAA
- the ychF gene encoding redox-regulated ATPase YchF — protein sequence MALQVGIVGLPNVGKSTLFNAVSAAGAEAANYPFATIDPNVGMVSVPDDRLDTLVRLSNAAKKIPTTVEFVDIAGLVKGASQGEGLGNQFLNHIQAVDAIVHVVRCFESTDIVHVEGSVDPLRDIEIIDTELVLKDLEACEKRLDRAQRTAKSGDKDAKRAVEILTRLVAHLGDGKAAREFTVPEEDAKVFSDLTLLTAKPVLFACNVTEDDAATGNAYVEQVRSYAAPLGADVVVISAEAEAQISELDDDERAEFLADLGLERSGLDRLITAAYHVLGLLTFFTAGEKEARAWTVTAGSTAPVAAGKIHSDIQRGFIRANVISYADYVACEGEAGAKAKGKMRQEGKEYIVKDGDVIHFLHNT from the coding sequence ATGGCACTTCAAGTAGGCATCGTCGGACTTCCCAATGTTGGCAAATCAACCCTCTTTAACGCGGTGAGTGCGGCAGGGGCTGAGGCAGCCAACTATCCCTTCGCAACAATTGACCCCAATGTGGGGATGGTGTCGGTGCCGGATGACCGCCTCGATACCCTCGTGCGGTTGTCGAATGCAGCGAAAAAGATTCCGACCACGGTTGAGTTTGTGGACATCGCCGGGTTGGTGAAGGGCGCCAGCCAGGGTGAGGGGCTGGGTAACCAGTTTTTAAACCATATCCAGGCTGTGGATGCGATTGTGCATGTGGTGCGCTGTTTTGAGTCCACAGACATCGTGCACGTTGAAGGCAGTGTTGACCCGCTGCGTGATATCGAGATTATTGACACCGAATTGGTGCTTAAAGATCTAGAAGCGTGCGAAAAGCGTCTTGACCGCGCCCAACGTACGGCAAAAAGCGGCGACAAAGACGCCAAGCGAGCCGTAGAGATCTTAACGAGGCTTGTGGCCCATCTCGGTGACGGTAAGGCCGCCCGTGAATTCACGGTACCGGAAGAAGACGCCAAGGTATTTAGTGATTTAACGTTATTAACCGCAAAACCCGTGCTCTTTGCGTGCAATGTGACCGAGGATGACGCGGCAACCGGGAATGCGTATGTCGAGCAAGTACGCAGCTACGCGGCACCGTTGGGTGCTGATGTGGTTGTTATTTCTGCCGAAGCGGAAGCCCAAATCAGTGAACTTGACGATGATGAACGCGCAGAGTTTCTGGCTGATTTGGGGTTGGAACGCTCAGGTTTAGACCGACTTATTACGGCGGCCTATCACGTTCTTGGGCTCTTGACATTCTTTACGGCTGGTGAGAAGGAAGCGCGTGCCTGGACCGTGACGGCTGGATCCACGGCACCGGTTGCGGCAGGAAAAATCCATTCTGATATTCAACGCGGCTTCATTCGCGCTAATGTCATTTCATATGCCGATTATGTAGCATGCGAAGGCGAAGCCGGTGCGAAAGCAAAAGGCAAAATGCGCCAGGAAGGCAAGGAATATATCGTCAAAGATGGCGACGTTATTCATTTCTTACATAACACCTAA
- a CDS encoding cell wall-binding repeat-containing protein yields MPVLLPKFRYLLTALLVASPLVTSPSLVNAQTPTASPSQSPSTAPTTPPSPPAAPSDNAPSTQVPEDIQKPRTNHAISTKRYAGNDRYGTAIAISNTLYRDHSQDTILLASGEQFPDAITAANLFTSGHPNPVLLTPHNKLTPEVETELKRLAKPNTTITIIGGEQALSPELETTITTLGFKTTRLSGPTRIETALKIASESETKREAHDVVVTPANDVMLSLVGASYALRSNAVHLLAGTAIEQQRLVANHIQTRAPQQSTSLGNIEHIFSPNATVDAIHGDNPLTFQTASCYNNPFCIQPITVAPPGPEAQTITEKMLYSRFGPVEHLVVVAGDSGVDGIAATQLAATYNAPIIPLYKDKPNQTETSRSRYASVIKFLGRMNRTIHVVGGESVLPKSWESELKTNLEYDLN; encoded by the coding sequence ATGCCCGTTTTGTTACCAAAGTTCCGTTATCTCCTTACCGCACTCTTGGTCGCATCACCTCTGGTTACCTCGCCTTCATTGGTCAATGCCCAAACCCCAACGGCAAGTCCTAGCCAGAGCCCAAGCACCGCGCCCACAACACCCCCCTCACCACCGGCAGCACCAAGTGATAACGCACCTAGCACACAGGTCCCTGAAGATATCCAAAAGCCACGGACCAACCATGCCATCAGTACGAAGCGGTACGCCGGAAATGACCGCTATGGCACCGCAATCGCCATCAGCAACACCCTCTATCGCGATCACAGCCAAGACACCATCTTGTTAGCGTCAGGCGAGCAATTCCCCGACGCGATCACCGCGGCAAACCTCTTTACATCCGGCCACCCCAACCCCGTGCTCTTAACCCCACACAACAAACTCACCCCCGAGGTAGAAACCGAACTCAAACGCCTCGCCAAACCCAACACCACCATCACCATCATTGGTGGTGAACAGGCCCTCTCCCCCGAACTCGAAACCACCATCACAACCCTCGGCTTCAAAACCACCCGACTCAGCGGACCCACCCGCATCGAGACGGCACTCAAGATTGCATCGGAATCCGAGACTAAACGCGAGGCTCATGACGTTGTGGTTACTCCGGCAAATGATGTGATGCTCTCGCTTGTTGGGGCCTCTTATGCGCTACGGTCCAACGCCGTTCACCTCCTTGCTGGTACCGCGATAGAGCAGCAGCGACTCGTCGCCAATCACATCCAGACGCGAGCTCCTCAACAGTCAACCAGCCTTGGCAATATTGAGCACATCTTTTCACCAAACGCAACCGTTGATGCCATTCACGGTGATAACCCCTTAACCTTTCAAACAGCCAGTTGTTATAACAACCCCTTTTGCATCCAACCCATAACCGTTGCACCACCTGGCCCTGAGGCACAAACCATTACTGAAAAGATGCTGTATTCACGATTCGGGCCAGTTGAGCACCTTGTTGTCGTTGCCGGTGACAGCGGTGTGGACGGCATCGCAGCCACCCAACTCGCCGCAACATACAACGCCCCGATCATCCCGCTCTATAAAGACAAGCCAAACCAGACGGAAACATCACGAAGCCGCTATGCGTCAGTCATCAAGTTCCTCGGCCGGATGAATCGTACGATCCACGTGGTTGGTGGTGAATCTGTCCTCCCCAAATCCTGGGAATCAGAACTGAAAACCAACCTCGAATACGACCTCAACTAA